A stretch of the Pan troglodytes isolate AG18354 chromosome 20, NHGRI_mPanTro3-v2.0_pri, whole genome shotgun sequence genome encodes the following:
- the LOC112206398 gene encoding putative methyl-CpG-binding domain protein 3-like 3 → MMPWALQKKREIHMAKAHRRRAARSALPMRLTSCIFQRPVTRIRSHPDNQVRRRKGDEHLEKPQQLCAYRRLQALQPCSSQGEGSSPLHLESVFSILAAGTASESLDRAGAERVHSPLEPTPGQFPAVAGGPTPGMGCQLPPPLSGQLVTPADIRRQARRVKKARERLAKALQADRLARQAEMLTCR, encoded by the coding sequence ATGATGCCCTGGGCTTTACAGAAGAAACGAGAAATCCACATGGCCAAGGCCCATCGGAGACGAGCTGCGAGGTCTGCTCTCCCCATGAGACTCACCAGCTGCATCTTCCAGAGGCCGGTGACGAGGATCAGGTCTCATCCTGACAACCAGGTCAGACGCAGAAAAGGGGATGAGCACCTGGAGAAGCCGCAGCAACTCTGCGCCTACCGGAGACTGCAGGCCCTGCAGCCCTGCAGCAGCCAAGGAGAAGGTTCAAGTCCACTGCATTTGGAGAGCGTCTTCAGTATCCTTGCAGCGGGGACGGCCAGTGAATCTCTGGACAGAGCTGGTGCTGAGCGTGTCCACAGCCCGCTTGAGCCCACCCCTGGGCAGTTTCCAGCTGTGGCAGGGGGGCCAACCCCAGGAATGGGTTGTCAGCTCCCACCGCCCCTCTCTGGCCAATTGGTGACTCCTGCAGATATCCGGAGACAGGCCAGGAGGGTGAAGAAAGCCAGGGAGAGACTGGCCAAGGCCTTGCAGGCAGACAggctggccaggcaggcagaAATGCTGACATGTAGATGA
- the LOC468692 gene encoding putative methyl-CpG-binding domain protein 3-like 3: MMPWALQKKREIHMAKAHRRRAARSALPMRLTSCIFQRPVTRIRSHPDNQVRRRKGDEHLEKPQQLCAYRRLQALQPCSSQGEGSSPLHLESVFSILAAGTASESLDRAGAERVHSPLEPTPGQFPAVAGGPTPGMGCQLPPPLSGQLVTPADIRRQARRVKKARERLAKALQADRLARRAEMLTCR; the protein is encoded by the coding sequence ATGATGCCCTGGGCTTTACAGAAGAAACGAGAAATCCACATGGCCAAGGCCCATCGGAGACGAGCTGCGAGGTCTGCTCTCCCCATGAGACTCACCAGCTGCATCTTCCAGAGGCCGGTGACGAGGATCAGGTCTCATCCTGACAACCAGGTCAGACGCAGAAAAGGGGATGAGCACCTGGAGAAGCCGCAGCAACTCTGCGCCTACCGGAGACTGCAGGCCCTGCAGCCCTGCAGCAGCCAAGGAGAAGGTTCAAGTCCACTGCATTTGGAGAGCGTCTTCAGTATCCTTGCAGCGGGGACGGCCAGTGAATCTCTGGACAGAGCTGGTGCTGAGCGTGTCCACAGCCCGCTTGAGCCCACCCCTGGGCAGTTTCCAGCTGTGGCAGGGGGGCCAACCCCAGGAATGGGTTGTCAGCTCCCACCGCCCCTCTCTGGCCAATTGGTGACTCCTGCAGATATCCGGAGACAGGCCAGGAGGGTGAAGAAAGCCAGGGAGAGACTGGCCAAGGCCTTGCAGGCAGACAGGCTGGCCAGGCGGGCAGAAATGCTGACATGTAGATGA
- the LOC129138069 gene encoding putative methyl-CpG-binding domain protein 3-like 3 codes for MGGDRVFPVDYPLIALSLAFSIKRGTRCRSHCIFRQAKGCLHLKSGVSKRNSTAMGVPAFTSFPSPPVLGKLKRNMMPWALQKKREIHMAKAHRRRAARSALPMRLTSCIFQRPVTRIRSHPDNQVRRRKGDEHLEKPQQLCAYRRLQALQPCSSQGEGSSPLHLESVLSILAAGTASESLDRAGAERVHSPLEPTPGQFPAVAGGPTPGMGCQLPPPLSGQLVTPADIRRQARRVKKARERLAKTLQADRLARQAEMLTCR; via the exons ATGGGCGGAGACAGGGTGTTCCCTGTGGATTATCCACTGATTGCATTATCACtcgctttctctataaaaaggGGAACCAGATGCAGAAGTCACTGCATTTTCCGGCAAGCCAAGGGTTGTCTGCATCTCAAGAGTGGGGTCAGCAAGAGAAACTCTACGGCTATGGGAGTGCCTGCGTTCACCTCTTTTCCGAGCCCACCTGTTCTG ggGAAGCTCAAAAGAAACATGATGCCCTGGGCTTTACAGAAGAAACGAGAAATCCACATGGCCAAGGCCCATCGGAGACGAGCTGCGAGGTCTGCTCTCCCCATGAGACTCACCAGCTGCATCTTCCAGAGGCCGGTGACGAGGATCAGGTCTCATCCTGACAACCAGGTCAGACGCAGAAAAGGGGATGAGCACCTGGAGAAGCCGCAGCAACTCTGCGCCTACCGGAGACTGCAGGCCCTGCAGCCCTGCAGCAGCCAAGGAGAAGGTTCAAGTCCACTGCATTTGGAGAGCGTCTTAAGTATCCTTGCAGCGGGGACGGCCAGTGAATCTCTGGACAGAGCTGGTGCTGAGCGTGTCCACAGCCCGCTTGAGCCCACCCCTGGGCAGTTTCCAGCTGTGGCAGGGGGGCCAACCCCAGGAATGGGTTGTCAGCTCCCACCGCCCCTCTCTGGCCAATTGGTGACTCCTGCAGATATCCGGAGACAGGCCAGGAGGGTGAAGAAAGCCAGGGAGAGACTGGCCAAGACCTTGCAGGCAGACAggctggccaggcaggcagaAATGCTGACATGTAGATGA